The Candidatus Zixiibacteriota bacterium genome has a window encoding:
- a CDS encoding magnesium chelatase translates to LLRTAISKLGLSARAYDRIIKVARTIADLEGCDNITVPHISEAIQYRSLDRNLWMG, encoded by the coding sequence ACCTGCTCCGTACCGCCATCAGCAAACTCGGCCTCTCGGCGCGCGCCTACGACCGCATCATCAAGGTCGCCCGCACCATCGCCGACCTCGAGGGCTGCGACAACATCACCGTCCCCCACATCTCCGAGGCGATCCAGTATCGCAGCCTCGACCGCAATCTCTGGATGGGGTGA